CGAACTCAAGGGCTACACCGAGTTGCTCACGGAATCGCGCAACGAAGCGATCAGCCGCATGGAAACCCAGGCGATTGCGCTCGGCGCCAACGCGGTGGTGAACATCCGCTTTTCGACCTCGTCCGTCGCCCAGGGTGCGGCCGAGCTCTATGCTTACGGCACCGCCGTGCGCGTCGAATAACCCGCACCATGAACGCGGAGAACCCGGAGACGCTGGTGATGGTCCTGACCATCGCCTTCTACGTGTCGCCTTTCATTTTCATGGTGATCATGGGCTTGATCGGGCGCTCGTTGGAAAAGACCCATTTCGCATCGATCCGCACCCGCGAAGCCGCCACGGCGAAGCTTCCCGTGATCACAAGCAAGCATGGCGACTCCACATTGCGCGTGGTGAAGGCCGAGATGGTCACGGGCTCGGTGGTTGTGTCGCTGGACCACTTCAAGCGCTTCCTGGCCAGGCTGCGCATGATCTTCGGCGGTCGCGTCACATCCTACGAGACCCTCCTGGATCGTGCCCGGCGTGAAGCGACTTTACGCCTGAAGGAAAGCTGCGCGGGAGCCGACATCGTGCTCAACTTCCGCATGGAAACATCGACCATCGCCAACACTAAGGGCAAGCAAGGCGCCGGCGGCGTGGAGGTCCTGGTCTATGGCACGGCAATCACCTACGGCGGGCCGATCGCCACGCCTCCTCCGCTGGTGCCGGTGGGTTCGTAATGAAATTCGTCCAACGCGACATGGGAGCCGCCGCCGAGGCGAGTAGCGGCGGCGGCGACCGGCAGTTGGCCCGCGAAATCGGCATCATCTGCGCGGCGACCACCGCCCTCTTGCTCGCGTTGTATTTCTCCATCGGCTGGCTCGTGGACTTCACGTTGCCGCGCATTTCGGCGGAGACCGAAGTCGCTTGGTTTCGCGAATTCGTTCCCGCCACTACAGCGACAAATTTGAAACCCGAACAAACCGCCCAGGTTCGCAAACTGCAGGATCTCGTGGACCGGCTCGCCCTCGGTCCGGGCGTGCCGCGGATTCCCTTTCGCGTGGTGCTGTTTGATACGGACGAGGTGAATGCGTTCGCCTTTCCCGGCGGGACCATCGCCGTCACCCGCGGGCTGCTCGAAAAAATAGATACCGATATCGGACTCAGTTTTGTGCTTGGCCACGAGATCGGCCACTTTGTGCAACGGGATCATTTGCGCGGGCTCGGGCGCACGTTGGGCCGTGGGATTGTCTTCAGCCTGATCTTCGGCGGAGGCGGCGAGGTGTTCACCAGCCACACGGCCAATCTGCTGGATCTGAGCTATTCGCGCGCGCAGGAAAAAGGCGCCGACGAAATCGGCCTGCGCCTCACCTACGCGCTCCACGGTCAAACCGAAGGCAGCGACGCGCTCTTCCGTTGGCTGGCAAAGAAACAGACGAACTCCACCGGACTGAACCTTCTCTCAACCCACCCCCAAAGCGAAAGCCGCATAGCCGACCTCGAAGCCTACGCGGAGAAATTAAAGCGCGAGTCCCGGTAGTTGATCAGCGGCTCCGGCGAAGCGCGTTGTCCTTTTAACCCGACTCGTCCAAAACCTGAACACACGCCCTGCGTTGGCCTGCTGCTCGCACTACCCCGCTCTCCGATGAATTACCCTGTCCGTCTCCCCGTTTTCGCCGTTCGAATTTCCCGGACTTTCTTCCTGCTGGGCATGATCGCATTCCTGTTTTGCTCGCGGAACGCCAGTGCAGCATCGGCGGATGAGCACCTCTGGCTGAAGGTCGATGGTCCGCGGATTGTCACGTCCGCGTTCAGCGAAGGCGGCGAGCGTCCGTTTATTCCCGTCGGGATCGGCTATGCGCGCGACGTCATCATTCGCGCGCAGGACGATGCGGTGATGAAGTTTTGCAAAGAACGCGGCCTCAACACCGTCCGCCTCGCCTTCTACACCCGCTATTTCAACAACAAGAAAGACCGCCCCATCGACATCGAACAGCACATCAAGGATCACATCGAACCGGTGATGGTCGCCGCCCGAAAACACGGGCTCTATGTCATCCTCGACGCCCATGAATACATGAGCGCCGAGATCGACGAAGCCACCGCCCGCGAGAAACAAACGGGCAAGGGCTGGGACGAAGAAACCATCCAGCACTGGATCCAGTCTTGGGTCGTCGTGGCCAGGCACTACAAGGACGACCCCTACGTGCTCGGTTACGAATTACTGAACGAGCCGCACGACATCGCTGCCGAAGACGCCCGCAAAAACTATACCCGCTGCATCCGTGCCATTCGTGAAGTCGATCAACGTCACATCCTCATCGTCGGTAATCACAGCTGGTCTCACGCCCGCTCCTTGGAATCAACGTGGGGGCCGGTCGCCGCCACCGTGGATGCGCCTTATAACAACATCGTTTTCGCGTTTCACGATTACCCCACCGACAACCACCCGTGGATCGTCCAACGCCACATTACCCGCTTTCGCGACACCCATAACGTCCCGGTCATGTGCACCGAGTTCGGCGCGACACATTGGAACAAGAGCGAAACGGTCTGCCGCGAATTTTTGGCCGGCATGCACACCCTCTTCGCCAAGGAAGACGTCGGCTGGATGATCTGGGCGCTCAAGAAACTCGAGGACAGTCCCCGCGCTCCCTACAACGAGGTGGATAAAACCGGCCTCGGCCCGCCCCGCCAATACGACTCCTGCCCCTACAGTGACCTCTGGGTGCCCGCTGCGCGCATCATGGCCAGCCCGATGCCCCAACCCAAAGCCGGCTCCTGATCGGTGCGGGCACGTTTCAGCCCGGCCCGTGGGTGCGCAGACGTCTTATGTCGCATACGATATGACTTGGACGGACGGACTCGCTCCGGTTGTTTTTCAGTATGAAGTTTTTCAGCCACCCGCGCCTTGCCCTCGGTTTCGTATTCGTCTGCGTCTGCCTGGGTGCGCCGCTTTCCCGTGCGGCGGATTCCGACGAGCAGATCTTGGCGAATTTCCAGGTGGAATCAGCCCGCTTGAAGCGCGAAGTTCACGAAGCCGGCGAAGACATGGCGAAGGTGGCGGATCTGCAAAAACAAATGCAGGCGTTGATCAAAGAGGTGATGGGCAAAGTCAGCCCCAAGTCGCGAACCGCGTTCGAGGTCAGCCTGCAGGTGATCAATCCGCTGATGGACGGCGGCATCGTCTACACCGAGGCTCTGCAAAAATACATGGATGCGAGTGGCTTTGATTACACGTCCGCAACCAGCACCAAAATAATCGATCGCCGCCTCGAAGAACTGGCCAAGCTTGAGAAACTAAATGAGGGCCTGCTGAAGCGCGCCATCTCGCTCGAGACCGACATCGAAGCCGTGCTGAAAGCCAGCAAAATGAGCGCCGGAGAACAGGCCTCTTTCCTAAAAGGATTTCAGTCATCGATGAACGGCCGCATCGGCGCGATGCGGGCCGTGCGCACCTTGGACGCCCGTCTCTACGTAGAAGTGCGCGGCATCTACGGACAACTCCGCGAACAGCTCGGCAAGTGGGCCGTAAAAGAAGACGTGCTCACCTTCGAAGATGACGCCCAAGCCACGATCTACAATTCCCGCATCGAACGCATCAACGTCATCGCCGAGCGGCAGGAAGTTGCCCAGCGCCGAGCCTTGGACGTCAAGTAAGCTCGCCGCGTTCGTTCAGTATGGATCGGGTGAAACCGGTCCTGAAACGTAAGCTCTAATCCTTGTCCGATGGTTGGAGGGTTCCAAAGAAGAGATAGGCCTCAAAGCTAGACTAGCAGCGTAACTCCGTTGGCTCGTCGGCCCAACAGCGTGAACGGCATTAATCGTTCGGCGGCTTCCTCGTGAGTTTCTTTTCCGCCTCTTCCAGTGATTTGATGTCCGCGCGGTCAGCTTCGAGCGCTTCGGCAGTGCGGCGGTTTTCGTCGAACTGCGTGTAGCGCTGCTCGGCGATGGTTTTCATCTGCTCGTGACTGACGGAACCTGCGTTTTTCAGGATCGGCTGGTCGTTGAACTCCAGCAAGCGGTCCACGTTGCTGCGCCAGTAGTCGAGTGTGAGTTGCTTGCCGCCCTTCACGCGCAACTCGGCCTGTTCGAGAAAGAGCACGACGATGCGGTTGAGTGTATCGACCTCGTCATGCGTGAGGTAGTTTTTGGCGACGATGACATCGCGTTTGCGCACGCGGGTGCCGCTCCACGCCTGCAACGCCATGTTGGGCTGCGCAGGATCGGCCCGTCCGACAATGATCTCGGCAGCCGTATGCCGGGTGACCGCGTAGAGCATCTTATTCTGCGTCTCGGCAAAAAACTGACCGGCGACTTCGGGATCGTCGCGGTAATCGGTGCTAAGCGCGAAGAGATCGCGGACTTTCTGGTAAAAGCGTTTCTCCGAAGCGCGAATCTCGCGGATGCGAGCGAGCAGTTCATCGAAGTGATCCCAGCCGCCGGGATTTTTGAGCCGCTCGTCGTTCATGACGAAACCCTTCACCAAATACTCGCTCAAGTTCGCCGTGGCCCACTGCCGAAACTGGGTGCCGCGCGGACCTTTCACTCGGTAGCCGACGGCCAGAATCATCTCTAGGCGGTAAAACAGCGTCTTGCGTTTTACTTCACGATTACCCTCTCGCTGAACCGTCAAGGATTCCTTGACAGTTGCCTCAGCTGTCAGCTCCGACTCTTCCAAGATATTATTGATGTGAAGACTTACGTTTTGCTTGGTGCTGCCGAACAGCTCGGCAATTTCGAGCTGGGACAGCCACACGGTGCCGTATTCGACCCGCAGCTGGATGTCAGGCCGGCCGTCTTTGGACGGGTAGATAATGACCTTGGCAGGATCGCTCACAGGAGAATCAGGGCCTGGGTATCGCGGCGATTAAGCATGACGACGACGGTGCGGCTTTCATGCCACCGGGCAAGTCTGCCGTGGGGTTCGATCCGGGTGTCTCGCGAAGGACGCCAAGGGCGCGAAGGGTTCGAGCATAGGGCCATTTTTCGAATACTGAAGGCCCGACCCCGTTGGCTCGTCCGCGAGCACGGAGTCCACACCCAAGGAAACCCTACAGAATCGCCTCACGCCTTTTCCGTCCAAACCAAAACTAGCAACTAACGACCCGAACCCCGTTGACCTAAGCCCCGTCACGCAGGGAATGAGAGCGCAGGATTACCGAGAGGCAAACCGACGCCATAATCTCCTGCCCTCCGGGATTCCGCAGGGGGGCGAAAAACTCGGCCAACGGGGCGGATCCGAAACGGGCGGCTCGACCTCCGCGTCCGTCCGGCTGGCCTGCTCCCAAATACAACAATACTCGGCCCGATCCCGTTGGCGCCTCCCAACGCGAAATTGTTTCAACGCACTGCCCGTTTTAACAAAAAGGTCTCGCTCACGTCCGATTGTGAAGCCGCATAAGCTGGGGACTCAAAGGCCTCATAACCTTCCGCCTGAATACGAAACTTATGAGCCTGCCCGAACCAATGTGTTTCCCAAGTGAACTGTCCGAGCGAATGCGTCTGCGATGTTTTTTCGTCCCACCACACATCACTATCATCATAGGCGCGGCCCGGAGATACTTTGAAACTCGCAACCGGCTTCTTGGTGTCGGCATCGAGCACCTTGGCGCGCATCCGCAAACCAGGCTTGATCTCGATCAGCTGTTCTTCGGCCTTCGGACTGAGCGGCAGACCGCTTAGAAATTTGCCCCCTTGGCACGCACCGAAAACAAATGTCACCGGCTCTTCCGGCGCGCCTTTCCAAGTGAACCGACCGTCCGCATCCGTCTGCGTGGAGAAGGCCAGCGTGCGCACCTTTTTCCAGGTATCGACACCCACGTTCATGCCTGCGCACGGCGCACCGCTCTCATCTACAACCCGTCCCCGAATGACGCCGCCAGTGTGTAACCGAACTTTGAGCGGCTCGGTCAAAGGCAAGGATAGCTCCAATGTTTGCGGCTGATGAGTTAAGGATTCGACGGTGAGCGTGAACGGACCCGGTGGAAGATTTTTTAACGAGAAACCTCCGTCCGCATCGCTTTTTCCCTCAGGCGGGTTCGAGCCATGAATATCACGCCCCACCACAAGGCGGGCATTCCTCACAGGCAGGCCATTCACGTCGCTCAAAGTCCCGTTGAGCGACTCTCCACGCTTTAACGTATAAGCCCACGACCTGTCTTTCAGAACCGAATACTCCAATCCGGTGCCTCTGCGAAAATCCTCGTAGCCATAGGCCGTCGATGCCTGAAATCCCGAGGCATGGATACGGAACCCGAGCCCGCTCAAGTCCGCCGGAAAATCATCCAGTTGCCAGAAACCCTTCGCATCTGTGACCGCTTTTATTTCCCACAATGCGAAGCGATCCTCGAAGACACCCGAAGCCCCATTGCGTCCGGTTCTCCACACACGCACCTCCGCATTGCTCACTGGCCTGCCTTCCTCGTCGATGACTTTTCCGCCGATGGGCGATCCGGGCCATAGCTTCGCGAGGTAAGCCTCCGGGATTTGTAAAGCGTCTCCCTGTTTCTGCCATCTCACCGACTGTCTCGCGAACCCGGGGATGGCCGCCGTTACTCCCAAGTAAGTGATTTCCTCGTCAGGCAATGGTATCGCAAGCTGCCCCTTGGCATCGGCGCGAAGCTCGACAGGCGCATTACGATTGATGGTCACAGTCGCGACCACCGAAGCCACCGGGCGAAGCGGCTTGGTCGCATCGGTGTAGCTGATGACGAGCCGAGGATGCCGAATCGGTTTCCCCTCTTTTGCGATGTATTCCGAGCCAGGCCGCTTGGGCATCTCTGTGATCCCCGCAGGCAATGCATTCAACACGTCCAACTGAGTGACTTTGATATCGGAAGTGGTCTTCGCCTTTTCGTTAGCATGGGTCCGCTGATATGCTAGCGCATACCGTGCACCCGAAGACGTCCGGCCAATCTCTCCCGCCTCCCACCGACTCGGATAGTTGGGCGTGCGACTTGGCCGAGCAAACTCGTAGAAAACCAACATATCGTCTTCGGCCGGGTCCACGATGAACGTTTGCTGCTGGTAGACCTCTCCGTCTTCACGATTAAGCTTCTGTCGGATTTGAAGCGCCGGTCTACCCCGCCAGATCACCGGCTCAATGCTATGATTGGATTCATGGGTAAACAGACTCCCCGTTCCCAACATTACCCGGGCGATTTGAAGCAAATCCGTTGACTCCTGCAGTCCCAGATAAAATTGCAAGCCCTCCGGCGAACGTGGACGAAAAGCATCAAAATCGTAATCATCATACGACAGATAACTCTTTCCATCGTTGATGGCCGTGCTGTCGTTGATTGCGAACGGAGACGCGCCGTCAATCCACACCAACACCCGTGGTCGATACTCCACCCGGTGAATACCCGTCCACTGGTCCACCCAGGCCTCCATTTTTGTCGGTTGCGGGCTGATGCGAATCTGCCCCGCTTCTTCACGACGCGTCGATTCCTCCAGCTTGAAGTGGAGAAACCGCAATGCGCCCAGCCGCCTCAGCGTATTGTCCCTCACCCTCTCGAGTTGCTTCCGCTCCCAATCGGACAACTTCACGATCTTGTGCGGCTTGACCGCGGCCACGCGGTCATTCGCCGCCTGCACCACGTAAAAGGAAGCGGTTGCCAGCGAAACAAGTCCCAGAGCGACCACCACGCCGACACCGAGCCGCCCAATCCGACCACGCCAGGGATTAGCATGTAACAAAGATCGGATACGTTTTTCCAAAGACCGGTAACCCACCATCGGAACACCGACTGCCGGGACCGCCTGCCCACCCGCGGCGATTTCCACCAGCGTGGCGGCATAGTTCTCGCCTTCGGGCCGATGCAGCAAAACAGCATCGTCGGCCGCGCCTTCGGCCTCGGCATTCATCTGCCTAGCCGACCACGCGACCAATGGCTGCCACCAGAACACGCAGGCGCCCAGACGTCCGATCAACTGCCAGAATTGATCACCTCGCCGCCAATGAGCGAGTTCGTGCAAAAAAATCTCCTCGCAGCGCTGTGCCGTCCAGCCCTGAGCCGTTTCCGGAAGATAGACACCCGGATATACCCACCCGGCCATCAAGGGGGAATGCAGACCGCGCACAATCCACACCCGCGGACGACGCCGAAGTTTCAGCAGCGTGGCGGCCGTTTCGGCCTTCTGCTGAAAGGCTGCACCCGCGACTCGGGCATTCTTTCGCAACGTCCAAAAACCGACGCCCATGCGAGTGAATGCAATCAAACCAAAACACCCTGCAACCGCCCACCAGCCAAACACCAGCCGATCTTCCAGTTGCCGCCACGGCGTAGGGCGAAAATCCTCCATGCTCACATTGTGAAAACTCGAATGATGCCAAGGCGGCACAACCGTTCCCGCGGGGAGATCCTCAGATGCTTTTGCTTCGCGACGAGCCTTCATCTCTTCCTGCGAATACACCAGATGCAACGCGTTCGCCTGCCTCGCAAAATCCTGAGAACTTTCCTCAGACAGCGAATGCCTCCAGGCAACGCGCAACCGGCCCGTCAGCGCCGCGCCAAAATCGAACAACGGCAGCGCCAGACATCCTGCGAGAACCGCCCGCCACACCCAGCAGCGAGCTGCGGCTGAACGCTTGCGAAGCATCACCGCGCCCAGACCGCCCAGCGCCACGATCGCCAGGCTCTTCACCGCGCAAAGCAGGAATGTAGCGATAACCGGATAATAAACCTGAAAAAGGACAAACTTGGAGAGAAGCGCGTTCATTCGATGCGTGCCTCCTTGATGAGCTTCATCAGCGTGTCCGCCTCTTCCTGCGAAAGCTTCAGGTTTTTCTGGCCGAGCAGTGCGCATGCCGCCTCGCCCGCCGAATTATCAAAGAAATTTCGCACGAAAGCACGCAACGCCCCCGTCCGTGCGGTTGCCGGTGCCATACTCGGCGCATACCAATCGCGCCCGTCCGCCGACTCTTTTCGGACCAGACCCTTGTTCACCAAAATGCGCAGGATCGAACGCACCGCGGAATATGTGGGTGCATCCGTCAATGCGCCCTCGATATCGCGCGCCGTCGCCCTCTGCAGACGGACGATGATCTCCATCACCTGCCTCTCACGCTTGCTCAAATCGCCGGACAAAGGATCAGAACTCATATTGGGTGTTGAAATATCAACACCCAAGACATGTCAACAGCCATGCTGAAATTTCAGCATGCAATAAAACAAAAGCCGCGCACCGTTTCGGGTGCGCGGCTTCTTTTTCCCTAACTTGTAACATCCCGCGCTGGGTCGTAATCAGCGTGGGAAAGTGGTTTTCCAATCCGGTGTCTCGCGATGGCGGCGAAGGGAGCGAAGGGTTCGGAAAAGGTTCGGACCTTGCTTCCGTTCCTTCGCGTCCTTCGCTCCCTTCGCGAGACCCTCCCGGAAGCGGGCGCGCACGAGGCGCGCCCCTACGGTCGGAAAGGCACGCCGCGAGCGGCGGCCCTACACGATTAGCGCAGGAAGGCTTCGTGGAGGCCGCCGTCGACGGTCACGATTTGGCCCGTGGTTTTGCTGAGGCGCTTCGTCACGAGGAGGAAGTAGGCTTCGGCTTGGTCGGCAGGGGTGATCGGGCTCTTGGTCAGCGTGCGGTCGGCGTAGAACTGGGCCAGCTTCGTCACGAGGCTGTCCGTCGCTTCGTCGTCCGTGTAGGGGATCGCGTATTTCGCCAGCGACCCGATCACGCGGTCGCGGGGGAACATGGCGGATCCTTGCACGACGGTCGCGGGGGCGACGCCGTTGACGCGGACGAGCGGGCTGAGTTCGATCGAGAGTTCGCGCACGAGGTGGTTGGCGGCGGCTTTCGAGGTGTCGTAGGCGAGCGAGCCTTTTTTCGCGACGGCCGCGTTGGCCGACGTGGTGAGGACCAAGTTGCCGCGGAGGCCTTGTTCTTTCCAGGTCTTGAACGCTTCGTCGGCGACCAAGTAGCTGCCGGTGACGTTGATGTTGAAGGTGAGCGCCCACTTGTCGTCGGGGATGTGGCCGGTGGTGTCGCTGGGCACGAAGATGCCGGCGGTCACGCAGATGCTGTCGAAGCCGCCGTAGGCGAGCGCGACTTTGTCGAGCATCGCGCGGATGCTGGCGCGGTCGGTGATGTTGGCGGCGAGTCCGATGGCGGGGCCGCAGTTGGACACGCCCGTGCCGGCGACGCCGATGCCGACGCCGTATTTGGCTTCGATCTCCTTGGCGGTGGCCTGGGCGGCGGCTTCGTTGAGGTCAACGCACACGATGTGGGCGCCTTCCTTCACGAGGCGGTGGGCGGTTTCCTTGCCGATGCCGGAGCCGGCGCCGATGACGATGATGGTCTGGCGGGCGAGTTCTTTCTCGGCGGGCATGCGCTGGAGTTTCGCCTCTTCGAGGAGCCAGTATTCGATGTCGAAGGCTTCTTGCTGCGGGAGGGAGATGTAGGTGTCGATCGCTTCGGCTCCGCGCATGACTTCGACGGCGCAGTTGTAGAACTCGGCGGTGACGCGGGATTCGGATTTGTCCTTGCCCCAGGCGATCAGGCCGAGGCCGGGGATGAGGACGACGGTCGGGTTGGCATCGCGGATGGCGGGCGAGTTGGCGCGTTTGCAGGCGGCGTAGTAGGCGGCGTAGTCCTTGCGGTATTGGTCGAGGCCGGCGGCGAGCTGGGTCTTGAGCTTGGCGGCGTCGTCGGTCTGCGGATTCCAGTCGATGTAGAGGGGCTTGATCTTGGTGCGCAGGAAGTGGTCGGGGCAGCTGGTGCCGAGTTCGGCGAGGCGGGCGGCGTCGGCGGAGTTGACGAAGCGGAGGATCTTCTCGTCGTCCTGCACGGTGCCGATGAAGCGTTTCTGCTGGGAGACCTGGCCGCGGAGCCAAGGGAGGATGGCGGCGAAGGCGGTGGCGCGGGCTTCGGGGGCGAGGGAGGCGTATTTGGGTCCACCGAAGGCTTTGGCGTCGCCACCTTTGGCGGCGTATCTTTGCTCGATGTAGGCGGCGGCTTTTTCGATGAGGTCGAGGGTGCGGGTGT
This portion of the Rariglobus hedericola genome encodes:
- a CDS encoding YbjQ family protein, which translates into the protein MNTPIILTNLETVPGRSIIEHYGLVSGSTVRAKHVGRDIAASLKNFVGGELKGYTELLTESRNEAISRMETQAIALGANAVVNIRFSTSSVAQGAAELYAYGTAVRVE
- a CDS encoding YbjQ family protein; translation: MNAENPETLVMVLTIAFYVSPFIFMVIMGLIGRSLEKTHFASIRTREAATAKLPVITSKHGDSTLRVVKAEMVTGSVVVSLDHFKRFLARLRMIFGGRVTSYETLLDRARREATLRLKESCAGADIVLNFRMETSTIANTKGKQGAGGVEVLVYGTAITYGGPIATPPPLVPVGS
- a CDS encoding M48 family metallopeptidase: MKFVQRDMGAAAEASSGGGDRQLAREIGIICAATTALLLALYFSIGWLVDFTLPRISAETEVAWFREFVPATTATNLKPEQTAQVRKLQDLVDRLALGPGVPRIPFRVVLFDTDEVNAFAFPGGTIAVTRGLLEKIDTDIGLSFVLGHEIGHFVQRDHLRGLGRTLGRGIVFSLIFGGGGEVFTSHTANLLDLSYSRAQEKGADEIGLRLTYALHGQTEGSDALFRWLAKKQTNSTGLNLLSTHPQSESRIADLEAYAEKLKRESR
- a CDS encoding glycoside hydrolase family 5 protein, translated to MIAFLFCSRNASAASADEHLWLKVDGPRIVTSAFSEGGERPFIPVGIGYARDVIIRAQDDAVMKFCKERGLNTVRLAFYTRYFNNKKDRPIDIEQHIKDHIEPVMVAARKHGLYVILDAHEYMSAEIDEATAREKQTGKGWDEETIQHWIQSWVVVARHYKDDPYVLGYELLNEPHDIAAEDARKNYTRCIRAIREVDQRHILIVGNHSWSHARSLESTWGPVAATVDAPYNNIVFAFHDYPTDNHPWIVQRHITRFRDTHNVPVMCTEFGATHWNKSETVCREFLAGMHTLFAKEDVGWMIWALKKLEDSPRAPYNEVDKTGLGPPRQYDSCPYSDLWVPAARIMASPMPQPKAGS
- a CDS encoding virulence RhuM family protein; protein product: MSDPAKVIIYPSKDGRPDIQLRVEYGTVWLSQLEIAELFGSTKQNVSLHINNILEESELTAEATVKESLTVQREGNREVKRKTLFYRLEMILAVGYRVKGPRGTQFRQWATANLSEYLVKGFVMNDERLKNPGGWDHFDELLARIREIRASEKRFYQKVRDLFALSTDYRDDPEVAGQFFAETQNKMLYAVTRHTAAEIIVGRADPAQPNMALQAWSGTRVRKRDVIVAKNYLTHDEVDTLNRIVVLFLEQAELRVKGGKQLTLDYWRSNVDRLLEFNDQPILKNAGSVSHEQMKTIAEQRYTQFDENRRTAEALEADRADIKSLEEAEKKLTRKPPND
- a CDS encoding M56 family metallopeptidase, giving the protein MNALLSKFVLFQVYYPVIATFLLCAVKSLAIVALGGLGAVMLRKRSAAARCWVWRAVLAGCLALPLFDFGAALTGRLRVAWRHSLSEESSQDFARQANALHLVYSQEEMKARREAKASEDLPAGTVVPPWHHSSFHNVSMEDFRPTPWRQLEDRLVFGWWAVAGCFGLIAFTRMGVGFWTLRKNARVAGAAFQQKAETAATLLKLRRRPRVWIVRGLHSPLMAGWVYPGVYLPETAQGWTAQRCEEIFLHELAHWRRGDQFWQLIGRLGACVFWWQPLVAWSARQMNAEAEGAADDAVLLHRPEGENYAATLVEIAAGGQAVPAVGVPMVGYRSLEKRIRSLLHANPWRGRIGRLGVGVVVALGLVSLATASFYVVQAANDRVAAVKPHKIVKLSDWERKQLERVRDNTLRRLGALRFLHFKLEESTRREEAGQIRISPQPTKMEAWVDQWTGIHRVEYRPRVLVWIDGASPFAINDSTAINDGKSYLSYDDYDFDAFRPRSPEGLQFYLGLQESTDLLQIARVMLGTGSLFTHESNHSIEPVIWRGRPALQIRQKLNREDGEVYQQQTFIVDPAEDDMLVFYEFARPSRTPNYPSRWEAGEIGRTSSGARYALAYQRTHANEKAKTTSDIKVTQLDVLNALPAGITEMPKRPGSEYIAKEGKPIRHPRLVISYTDATKPLRPVASVVATVTINRNAPVELRADAKGQLAIPLPDEEITYLGVTAAIPGFARQSVRWQKQGDALQIPEAYLAKLWPGSPIGGKVIDEEGRPVSNAEVRVWRTGRNGASGVFEDRFALWEIKAVTDAKGFWQLDDFPADLSGLGFRIHASGFQASTAYGYEDFRRGTGLEYSVLKDRSWAYTLKRGESLNGTLSDVNGLPVRNARLVVGRDIHGSNPPEGKSDADGGFSLKNLPPGPFTLTVESLTHQPQTLELSLPLTEPLKVRLHTGGVIRGRVVDESGAPCAGMNVGVDTWKKVRTLAFSTQTDADGRFTWKGAPEEPVTFVFGACQGGKFLSGLPLSPKAEEQLIEIKPGLRMRAKVLDADTKKPVASFKVSPGRAYDDSDVWWDEKTSQTHSLGQFTWETHWFGQAHKFRIQAEGYEAFESPAYAASQSDVSETFLLKRAVR
- a CDS encoding BlaI/MecI/CopY family transcriptional regulator; amino-acid sequence: MGVDISTPNMSSDPLSGDLSKRERQVMEIIVRLQRATARDIEGALTDAPTYSAVRSILRILVNKGLVRKESADGRDWYAPSMAPATARTGALRAFVRNFFDNSAGEAACALLGQKNLKLSQEEADTLMKLIKEARIE
- a CDS encoding bifunctional rhamnulose-1-phosphate aldolase/short-chain dehydrogenase, with translation MSSYKFVNFLWDDAKAASLDPVGRLVYRSNLLGSDQRITNTGGGNTSSKLKENDPLTGESTEVLWVKGSGGDLRTSNRDNFSSLYQDKLIGLQQVYAAKANKGIKSEAEDAMVNMYFHTTFNLNPRASSIDTPLHSFLPGKHVDHMHPNAIIAIAASKNCEKLTQEIFGGDMAYVPWMRPGFELGLAMQEVARKQPAVKAIMMGQHGFISWDDNEKVCYTRTLDLIEKAAAYIEQRYAAKGGDAKAFGGPKYASLAPEARATAFAAILPWLRGQVSQQKRFIGTVQDDEKILRFVNSADAARLAELGTSCPDHFLRTKIKPLYIDWNPQTDDAAKLKTQLAAGLDQYRKDYAAYYAACKRANSPAIRDANPTVVLIPGLGLIAWGKDKSESRVTAEFYNCAVEVMRGAEAIDTYISLPQQEAFDIEYWLLEEAKLQRMPAEKELARQTIIVIGAGSGIGKETAHRLVKEGAHIVCVDLNEAAAQATAKEIEAKYGVGIGVAGTGVSNCGPAIGLAANITDRASIRAMLDKVALAYGGFDSICVTAGIFVPSDTTGHIPDDKWALTFNINVTGSYLVADEAFKTWKEQGLRGNLVLTTSANAAVAKKGSLAYDTSKAAANHLVRELSIELSPLVRVNGVAPATVVQGSAMFPRDRVIGSLAKYAIPYTDDEATDSLVTKLAQFYADRTLTKSPITPADQAEAYFLLVTKRLSKTTGQIVTVDGGLHEAFLR